The Magnetococcales bacterium nucleotide sequence GACCACATTTCCAAACCCGTGGATTTGGATGAAATGTATGCCACCCTGGCCAAATGGCTCCCAAGTCGATCCAGCCCCATTTCCCGGTCTCCAGTCGCACCCGCTTCTGGACGCAGTGCGGACCTGATTCTGCCCTTGCCCCCGATTCCAGGAATCGATGCGGCCAGGGGGTTACGCAATGTGGGAGGCAACACCCTGCTTTATCGCAACGTCCTGCTCAAATTTGCCCACAATCAAGGCGGAGCCTGTCAGGAAATGGAACGGTGTCTGGCATCCGGCAACGTCCTGACGTTGGAACGTGTAGCCCACACCTTGAAGGGCGTGTCGGCAACCATCGGCGCTCTGGAATTGGCATCTCTTGCGGAAAAAATTGAAAAACAGGCAAAGGTTACGGACGGCATGACAGCATTACCGAAATTGTTCGGCACGGCGGCCAGTGAATTGGCCCGCATCGTGGCAACCATCGAAACCACATTGGTGCAACCGGTAACCACGACTGAAAACAACGAGCAAACAGGAAACAATATCGGTCTGGAGGATTTGTCTCTGCTGATTCAGAAGGCCGTTGCCATGCTCCTTGTCTGTGACTCCACGGTGGAAAATGTGGTCACGGAAATGGCTGCGATGATGCCGAACGGTCGGCGTCGGCAAAGGTTGGAACCGATCCAGGTGGCCCTCGGCAATTACGACTATGAAACCTGCCTGACGCTTTTTCGTGATTGGGCGAAAGAGGAAAAGATTGATCTGGGGGCAGTATGAACCCGTGCCGACAGCACGTTGATGCCTGTTTTTTTTTGGAGATCACCCTGGTCAACAGACGAATGAAGAACCGGGTTTTCATCCGATCCACGAGAAACTGTTCCCAAAAAAACAGAGTAATTTCCGGAAATAGACGCATGAAGGACCGGGTTTTTCATCTGATGAACCCATGGGAAAATTTTCAGGAACGGTCCAGCCAGGCTCCATATTTCATTTCGTAAATATCGAAAATGGTGATGGCCATGGCGGCGATGATGGGACCAAAGAGCAACCCCAGAATGCCAAAATGGATAACGCCACCGAAGGTGGAAAGGACCGTGAGGAGGGTGTAGTTCAGGGCCAGAACAGGGCCACCGGCCTGGTGGCTGGTGGCGATGGTTCCCAGACGACCAACGAGAAGGGGCCGCAACAGGCTGTCGATACAGAAACCGATCACGAAGGCACCCCAGAAAATCAGGAAAAAAGCCTGCCCCTGATGCCCGTGCCAATAGAGAACCCAGGCCAGAGGTCCCCAGACAAGAAGGCCACCCACCACAGGAATGAATGACGCCATGGCCAGGGCCACCCCCAGATAAAACCAGGGCAGACCCATGAAGGCGGTCACCAGGGAAAAAGAGATGCCCTCCAGCAAGGCAATGCCGACCGTACTCAGGGTCAGGGTAAAGGCCAGGGCAGCAAAACGGGAAAACATGACATCGTCAAAACGGTTGTCCAGGGGGGTAAGAACCTTGACGTACCGCACGATCCGGGGTCCATCCCGGTAAAAAAAATACAAGGCAAACAGCATCAATCCCAGCGAAGCCAGGAAGGTCAAGCCCTGGCTGGTCAGCATTTTCAGCAAAGACAAAAGCAGGCGGGCACCTTGTGCAGTCAGGTTTTCGTGCCGGGCCATGATTTCGGCCAAAACCCTTTCTCGTACTTCCTTGGGAAGGGGAAGAGGACCGAGCCAACTTTGCAAGGTCGTCTGCAAGGTCGAGGCATCGGAGAGACTGGCCAGCCATTTTTGACTGTCATCAACGGTATAGCCGATGCGAAATACGCTGGAGAGAATCAAATAGACCAGGGGCGCAATCACCAGGATCAGGATCAGCAGGGTCATGAGAGCGGCTGCCCGCTCGGGCGTCAGGTGCCAGGAGTCGTGCAGCCGTTGGTAAAATGGCCAAGTCGCCACGGCCACCACCATGGCCATGAACAAGCCGGTCAAAAAAGGCGTGAAAAGCCACAGCAATCCCCCCAGTGCCAGTACCAGCAGGATGATCAAAAACTGCGTCTCGAAACGTGCCAGGTCCTGCTGTTCCGTATCCCCGGTCATAGGCATGCCTATTGCTTCAAAATTCGTGTATGGTTGGGTTGTGCCTGCGGAGCCAACCCTCCCTGCATCCTCCGGCAAGTCAATCCGGCTGGTCAAGGGAAAAGGCAGCCAGTATAAAGTTTCAGGAAGTTTTTGTTGATCTGTGCATATCCACGTTTTACATTACAGACTTGTAGAAAATTTTCGCTTGATTGAGGGGGGGGCATGTCCGGAAATGCATCGCTCACATTGATGTTGGATTCAGATCTCAAGGATCGCCTGGAACAGCTTGCCATAAACACCCAACGCAATGTTTCTTGTCTTGCCGAAGAGGCCATCAAGGGGTACGTGGACCAGAATATTTGGATCATGCAGGAGACCAAAAAAGCAGTCGAACAGGCTGATCAGGGTGGGCCATTTGTCTCTCATGACGACATGCGAAAATGGCTGGAGAGCTGGGGAACGAAAGATGAAATCCCGGCTCCTGACGTTCCAACCGTTTGATTTTCTATATGGAAATTGTTTGGCTGGCAATGGCCCGTACTGACCTTGTCAAGATCAGGGCTTATATTTCCGAACATAATCCGAAAGCGGCTTCAGAAGTTTCCAGACGTATTCTTGAATCCACTGAGCATTTGATGAAGAGTCCATATATGGGCCGGACGGGAAAAAATTGCGAATCAAGAGAATTGATCATTCCGGGAACTCCTTATATCGTTTCATATAGAGTTAAAAATGGCCGGATTGAAATATTGCGAGTCTTTCACGGGTCGCAAATGTTGTAGCAAAAAAATCAAAAAAAGTATCTTCTGTCCCATGGTTGGATGTTGTTATCCTGTTGTCAAAAATATGTAATGGAGAGATGTCCAATGCGTTACATGGTCCTGGGTATTCTGTTGGCCGGCATGATCGTACCGAACCTCGTTGCGGCACGGCCCACGGCCATTGCCCGCGAAGTTGCGGAACATCTCAAGGAAAAAAAAGAAGAGTACAACGTCAAGATGGACGTTCTGCGGCCTTTGCAAACCCAATTTTTTGAGCTGGAAGGGGATGTGCGCAGCCGGGAACGCGCCCTGGAAGAAAAACGGGTACCGGTCTACCGTGCCCTGGAAAAATATCGGAAGGTGCAGCAGATTTCCCTGGAATATCCAGAAGTGGCCACGGAAAACGAACGTCGGGAATACATGGAGATCAGGACCAAAACCGACATTGAAACCCGCCCCCAGCAGGAGGAACTTTCCGCCCTGCGGGAAAAATTGAATCAGGCCTACGAACGGTTGGCCGTGGCCCAGAAGGAGTTGGATATCGTCCAACGGGAAATTGAAAATTTGCATGACAAAGCCATCGAAGCCAAATCGGTCATGGGGGTGTCACGTGACTGAGTTGCCTGAAATTGGATCAACCCTTGATGACATGCTTGCTGTTTCTCTCCAGCAGGCAGAGCAAGGGGATACCATCGGTCCCTTTGCATCCATGGTCGAATGGCATCAGTATGTTGATTCCATCGAAAATGAAAAAAACCTGAATATCAAAAAATATCAGGAGAAGTTTTCTGGTGTCATGAGAGACAAGGCTTCCTCCACCGGGGTCAATGGGCGACCAAAAGCTTCGGCCACGGGGGGAGATGTGATGTGACCGGCGATGGCGTTGATGCCTTTGCACAAGGCCGGGTCATTGTTGATGGCCTGCTGTAATCCCTGATTGGCCAACTCCAGGACATAGGGCAGGGTGTGACCGGTGAGGGCGGGGGTGGCGGTCAAGGGGAGTGCGCCCGGCATGTTGCCGACACAGTAATGGATGACGCCGTCCAGTTCGTAGGTTGGACGGCTGTGCGTGGTGGGGTGGGCGGTTTCCAGGGTCCCCCCTTGATTGATGTCCACATCGATCACGACCGACCCCGGTTGCATGCGTTTCAGCATGTTCCGGGTGATGAGTTGCGGGGTACGTGCACCGGGGGTCAGGACGGCGCTGATGACCACATCGGCGGCCAGGATGGTTTCCTGGAGTTTTTGCCGGTCGGACATGAGGGGAACGACATTGGGGGGCATACGGTCGCTCAGATCGTGGATGCGTTCCGGGTCCACATCCAGGATCAGGACACGGGCACCGAGCGAGGCCGC carries:
- a CDS encoding AI-2E family transporter; translation: MPMTGDTEQQDLARFETQFLIILLVLALGGLLWLFTPFLTGLFMAMVVAVATWPFYQRLHDSWHLTPERAAALMTLLILILVIAPLVYLILSSVFRIGYTVDDSQKWLASLSDASTLQTTLQSWLGPLPLPKEVRERVLAEIMARHENLTAQGARLLLSLLKMLTSQGLTFLASLGLMLFALYFFYRDGPRIVRYVKVLTPLDNRFDDVMFSRFAALAFTLTLSTVGIALLEGISFSLVTAFMGLPWFYLGVALAMASFIPVVGGLLVWGPLAWVLYWHGHQGQAFFLIFWGAFVIGFCIDSLLRPLLVGRLGTIATSHQAGGPVLALNYTLLTVLSTFGGVIHFGILGLLFGPIIAAMAITIFDIYEMKYGAWLDRS
- a CDS encoding type II toxin-antitoxin system RelE/ParE family toxin, with the protein product MEIVWLAMARTDLVKIRAYISEHNPKAASEVSRRILESTEHLMKSPYMGRTGKNCESRELIIPGTPYIVSYRVKNGRIEILRVFHGSQML
- the ald gene encoding alanine dehydrogenase; the protein is MYIGVIKEHRPDEYRVAITPSGVETLVEHGHQILVESGAGLGSGFNDSRYAAAGAVIVPDVAEIWERSAMMVKVQEPQPGEYSAMRPGQIICAFFHLAGAPALLQAVLDSGCVAVAYETIETPDGRLPVLAPMSAVAGRMAIHQATRFLERSQGGRGLLLGGVPGVEPATVLILGGGVVGSSAARMAASLGARVLILDVDPERIHDLSDRMPPNVVPLMSDRQKLQETILAADVVISAVLTPGARTPQLITRNMLKRMQPGSVVIDVDINQGGTLETAHPTTHSRPTYELDGVIHYCVGNMPGALPLTATPALTGHTLPYVLELANQGLQQAINNDPALCKGINAIAGHITSPPVAEAFGRPLTPVEEALSLMTPENFS
- a CDS encoding CopG family ribbon-helix-helix protein codes for the protein MSGNASLTLMLDSDLKDRLEQLAINTQRNVSCLAEEAIKGYVDQNIWIMQETKKAVEQADQGGPFVSHDDMRKWLESWGTKDEIPAPDVPTV